The following coding sequences are from one Xiphophorus couchianus chromosome 22, X_couchianus-1.0, whole genome shotgun sequence window:
- the LOC114137839 gene encoding uncharacterized protein LOC114137839, whose protein sequence is MQPDDKWITYTDVRVLITCETLDEAKKRETKYNTTMCPTSEIESHDEGAIRQKRISRPNQQFMHSDSEDHQSSSAKRKRFAKPPDVGCPVDLVASNYQQSLADEVLNAEMPGFATAHCVQYHRLQNPQRQSTSIGLSGCSSRQYNHRPGLSQCAQNRLPLDISQTNSDLNDVLDSAPNQGFEDATTQRASNNGQLLRDLAIHKMTSMLAEALVIVKDLSRDVQFIKNNLAQSNITPGSTQGPANLVLPFQLPIESEEDFSKAESLLIEETVRQKMIARLALVGGTNSANMVRRMLTTCMRNALASQFNWAGKKHRHSQSKKPFKDTILQECILVAARQFEPGLTDQNYSETVKKWFRYAPDREGGIERQPKGRPED, encoded by the exons ATGCAACCAGACGACAAATGGATCACCTATACGGATGTACGAGTCCTCATTACGTGTG AGACCCTTGATGAGGCGAAAAAACGAGAGACAAAATATAACACCACAATGTGTCCAACATCTGAAATTGAATCTCATGATGAAGGAGCTATCCGCCAAAAAAGAATATCCAG GCCAAATCAGCAGTTTATGCATTCTGATTCTGAAGACCATCAGAGTAGCAGTGCAAAAAGAAAGCGTTTTGCCAAACCACCTGATGTTGGATGTCCAG TAGATCTTGTTGCTAGCAACTACCAACAATCACTAGCTGATGAAGTTCTTAATG CTGAGATGCCAGGTTTTGCTACAGCCCACTGTGTCCAGTACCACAGGTTGCAGAATCCACAGCGACAAAGTACAAGTATTG GGTTGTCTGGATGCAGCTCAAGGCAGTATAACCATCGCCCTGGTCTCTCACAATGTGCACAAAATAGGCTGCCATTGGATATATCACAGA CAAACTCCGACCTGAATGATGTATTGGATTCAGCGCCTAATCAAGGTTTCGAAG atgCAACCACACAAAGGGCCAGCAATAATGGGCAGCTTTTGAGAG ACCTCGCTATCCATAAGATGACATCGATGCTTGCTGAAGCTCTTGTGATTGTGAAGGATCTATCCAGAGATGTCCAATTCATTAAGAACAATTTGGCTCAGAGTAACATTACACCAGGTAGCACACAAGGACCAGCAAACCTTGTACTCCCCTTCCAGCTGCCAATTGAAAGTGAAGAAGATTTCAGTAAAGCAGAGTCATTACTGATTGAAGAGACAGTGCGTCAAAAGATG ATTGCTCGACTGGCTCTAGTAGGAGGCACCAATTCAGCCAACATGGTAAGAAGAATGTTGACAACTTGTATGAGAAATGCCCTGGCAAGTCAGTTCAACTGGGCTGGGAAGAAACATAGGCATTCCCAGAGTAAAAAGCCATTCAAGGACACAATCCTGCAAGAGTGCATATTAG TTGCTGCTCGTCAATTCGAACCAGGCCTAACTGATCAAAATTACAGCGAAACAGTAAAGAAATGGTTTCGCTATGCACCAGACCGGGAGGGAGGCATTGAAAGGCAACCAAAGGGACGGCCAGaagactga